One stretch of Dissulfurimicrobium hydrothermale DNA includes these proteins:
- the adk gene encoding adenylate kinase, whose translation MRLILLGGPGAGKGTQANLIKEKFGIPQISTGDMLRAAVKAGTPLGLEAKKYMDAGGLVPDDVIIGLVKDRIKQPDCQKGFLFDGFPRTIPQAEAMKKAGVKIDYVVEIDVPDEEIIKRMSGRRVHLASGRTYHIVFNPPKVEGKDDVTGEPLIQREDDKEETVKKRLEVYHAQTEPLIKFYMDWEKSGDTNAPKFVKINGVGSVNSITQQIFKALGAN comes from the coding sequence ATGCGTTTAATTCTACTGGGAGGGCCGGGTGCCGGAAAGGGTACGCAGGCCAATTTGATCAAGGAGAAGTTTGGCATTCCTCAGATATCAACAGGCGATATGTTGAGGGCTGCAGTAAAGGCTGGTACGCCGCTGGGGCTCGAGGCCAAGAAGTACATGGACGCAGGTGGTCTCGTGCCGGATGACGTAATAATCGGGCTTGTAAAGGATCGGATCAAGCAGCCCGATTGCCAGAAGGGGTTTTTGTTTGACGGCTTCCCAAGGACGATTCCTCAGGCCGAGGCCATGAAGAAGGCGGGTGTGAAGATAGATTATGTCGTGGAGATTGACGTCCCTGATGAGGAGATTATCAAGCGCATGAGTGGCAGGAGGGTACATCTGGCGTCCGGCAGGACTTACCACATTGTATTTAATCCCCCGAAGGTTGAGGGTAAGGATGATGTAACCGGTGAGCCGCTGATCCAGAGAGAGGACGACAAAGAAGAGACCGTCAAGAAACGCCTTGAGGTCTATCATGCGCAGACTGAGCCCCTTATAAAATTTTATATGGATTGGGAGAAATCCGGCGACACGAATGCCCCGAAATTTGTAAAGATAAACGGAGTAGGATCTGTAAACTCAATTACACAACAGATATTCAAGGCATTGGGTGCAAATTGA
- the glgP gene encoding alpha-glucan family phosphorylase, with product MPTVRTVNISPNLPERLKPLLAIANNLWWTWTPEAIYLFQDMDRDVWERSGHNPVAMLGMIEQPRLEELERDEIFLARLDEIYSELERYLKSKTWHKKQLAEGKQSEGLIAYFSAEFGLHECLPLYSGGLGILAGDFMKSASDLGLPLVGIGLLYKHGYFQQYLNTDGWQLETYPSNDFYNMPLKPLKGSDGEPVTVQVEMDGRVVYARAWSIAVGRVEIYMLDTDVLSNSQADRQITSYLYGGGLETRIQQEIILGMGGIKLLMALGLTPTVCHMNEGHSAFMAIERLIQLMQNDGLSYTEAVEAVRSTSIFTTHTPVQAGIDRFPPEMIRRYFTKTVEGLGIDMEEFLGLGRINPSDPTEAFSMAVLAIKMASKTNGVSKLHSEVSRKMWANIWPQIPQHEVPITHITNGIHTLGWMSSEMARLYQRYLGTRWIDEPTDHAIWKRVEQIPAFEIWRSRERMIETLISFARTRLKKQLQAKGLSSYQIEKAEEVLDPEALTIGFARRFATYKRAALLFKDLERLKKILTDPERPVQIIFSGKAHPQDKLGKELIHQVVQTASLPEFRNHIVFIENYDIEVARHLVQGVDVWLNTPRRPNEASGTSGMKVTANGGINLSILDGWWVEGYKDGNGWAIGSGEEYQDHEYQDEVESRLLYELLENSVVPLFYKRNVHGIPDEWIEIIKNSIKTICPFFNTNRMVEDYAKQFYLPNTNKWRILKENNWNELKSLTLWKQNIIKTWPNVRILEIRVPLNDSIKVGDRLPISAIIDLAGLDPNEIRAEAYLGRLDEKGEISLGSPLPLLPSGENEGSAHIFKGNLLCLSSGQIGFSVRCYPYRKELGHKFEMGLLTWN from the coding sequence ATGCCCACTGTGCGGACCGTAAACATCTCCCCGAATCTCCCGGAGCGCCTTAAACCGCTCCTTGCCATAGCCAACAACCTGTGGTGGACATGGACCCCTGAGGCTATATATCTCTTCCAAGACATGGATAGGGATGTATGGGAGCGGAGCGGCCACAACCCCGTGGCAATGCTCGGCATGATTGAGCAGCCTAGGCTTGAGGAGCTTGAACGCGACGAAATATTCCTGGCTCGACTTGACGAGATATACAGCGAACTTGAACGTTATCTGAAGAGCAAGACGTGGCATAAGAAACAACTAGCTGAAGGCAAGCAGTCGGAGGGGCTCATAGCCTATTTTTCAGCAGAATTCGGGCTTCACGAATGCCTGCCGCTCTATTCGGGAGGTCTTGGGATACTGGCTGGCGACTTCATGAAATCAGCAAGCGACCTCGGCCTGCCGCTGGTAGGTATAGGGCTTCTCTATAAGCATGGATATTTTCAGCAATATTTAAACACAGATGGATGGCAGCTCGAGACTTATCCGTCAAACGATTTTTACAACATGCCCCTGAAACCGCTAAAGGGGTCGGACGGGGAGCCGGTCACGGTACAGGTAGAAATGGACGGCAGGGTTGTGTATGCACGGGCATGGTCTATAGCGGTAGGGCGTGTTGAGATATATATGCTTGATACGGATGTACTGTCAAATTCACAGGCCGATAGGCAGATCACCTCATACCTCTACGGCGGTGGTCTGGAGACACGCATCCAGCAGGAGATAATCTTGGGGATGGGCGGGATAAAGCTGCTGATGGCTTTGGGCCTCACCCCGACTGTATGTCATATGAACGAAGGGCATTCGGCGTTCATGGCCATAGAACGCCTAATCCAACTCATGCAAAACGACGGACTTTCTTACACTGAGGCAGTAGAGGCGGTCCGCTCCACCAGCATCTTTACGACGCATACACCTGTTCAAGCGGGCATAGACAGGTTTCCTCCTGAGATGATACGCCGCTATTTTACAAAAACAGTTGAAGGGCTTGGGATCGACATGGAAGAATTCCTTGGCCTCGGCAGGATCAACCCGAGTGACCCGACTGAGGCCTTCTCGATGGCCGTCCTTGCCATAAAAATGGCCTCTAAGACCAATGGGGTAAGCAAGCTCCATAGTGAAGTCTCCAGAAAGATGTGGGCCAATATATGGCCGCAGATACCACAACATGAGGTTCCGATCACCCATATCACAAACGGTATCCACACCCTTGGATGGATGTCAAGCGAAATGGCCCGTCTGTATCAACGCTACCTGGGGACAAGATGGATCGACGAACCGACGGATCACGCCATCTGGAAACGGGTGGAACAGATACCGGCCTTTGAAATATGGCGCTCTAGAGAAAGGATGATCGAAACGCTCATTTCATTTGCAAGGACCAGGCTTAAAAAACAACTCCAGGCAAAAGGACTTTCTTCATATCAGATCGAAAAGGCTGAAGAGGTGCTGGATCCGGAGGCCCTGACCATAGGCTTTGCAAGGCGTTTCGCTACATACAAGCGCGCTGCACTCCTCTTCAAGGACCTTGAACGACTCAAGAAGATCCTTACAGACCCTGAGCGTCCCGTTCAGATCATCTTCAGTGGAAAGGCACATCCACAGGATAAATTAGGCAAGGAACTCATCCACCAGGTGGTACAGACGGCAAGTCTGCCTGAATTCAGGAATCATATAGTCTTCATTGAAAACTACGACATTGAGGTGGCAAGGCACCTGGTCCAAGGTGTGGACGTTTGGCTCAACACCCCAAGAAGGCCCAATGAGGCAAGCGGCACGAGCGGTATGAAGGTAACGGCCAACGGCGGCATAAATCTGAGCATCCTTGACGGCTGGTGGGTCGAGGGATACAAAGACGGAAACGGGTGGGCCATAGGCTCAGGCGAGGAATACCAGGATCATGAATATCAGGACGAGGTCGAAAGCAGGCTCCTATATGAGTTGCTCGAAAACTCCGTCGTCCCACTATTCTACAAGAGGAACGTCCATGGCATTCCGGATGAATGGATTGAAATCATCAAAAATTCCATCAAGACCATCTGTCCATTTTTCAATACAAACCGCATGGTTGAAGATTATGCCAAACAATTCTACCTACCAAACACAAACAAGTGGCGGATACTCAAAGAAAACAACTGGAATGAACTTAAATCCCTTACCCTTTGGAAACAAAATATAATCAAAACCTGGCCGAATGTCAGGATACTTGAAATCCGCGTACCGCTTAACGATTCTATAAAGGTCGGAGACCGGCTGCCCATCAGCGCTATAATAGATCTTGCAGGCCTGGATCCGAACGAGATCAGGGCAGAGGCCTACCTAGGAAGGCTCGATGAAAAAGGTGAGATATCGCTAGGCTCTCCACTCCCGCTCCTTCCTTCCGGCGAAAATGAAGGAAGCGCCCATATATTTAAAGGGAACCTTCTGTGCCTTTCAAGCGGGCAAATAGGCTTCTCCGTACGGTGCTATCCGTACAGAAAAGAGCTCGGGCATAAGTTCGAGATGGGGCTTCTCACCTGGAACTAA